Part of the Vigna angularis cultivar LongXiaoDou No.4 chromosome 1, ASM1680809v1, whole genome shotgun sequence genome, ATCCATGACATATTCATGATTAACAGTAATAGGCCACGGGTTTTAAGCAAAACCTACAAGAAATAACAACAAAAGTCAACGAAAAAACCCATTCAAAAGACTTTCATAAACATTCAATAAAAGGAAGAATGGGTACTGCACAGAGAAAAGAACAGGAAAAGTTGAGAGGTTAGAATTAGATGTGTAGGTAACTACATCTAATGAAGGATCTTCTAAATCCAGAGATCTCAATGAAGCTGTCATTGAGGTCAAAATGAGATTTCGGAAAGCCTCACTCTAGAGTTGTTGTCATGGTATGATTGCTATTTGAAAATACACCACTAGTTCAATATATGTATCAGAAGACGTTAGTTCATATGCTGAGGGAAACCTAATGTAATAATTCGCATCACTTCTTGGTGACTAAGATCAGAGAAACCAAAAACTCAACCAGGAAACATCTATAAAGGATCATTCATAACTTACTTCTCCAATAAAGGTGCACAAATACATTGCATGCAAGGTGACAAGGAATGCTTTTAATGATTCTTTAGCATGCTGAGAATCATACTACTATAACCAACTAATCATTAAATCATATTCCCACTCCCAAATTCATGGTAGTTATTGTAGGTTCTTTcccaaattgaaaaaagaaatacataatTCAACTCAACAAAGggtaaagaaacaaaaaaaaaaaacatgaggATAACCAAATTaacgaaagaaaaaaaggggTAGTAGGGGACATGAAGAAGGAAACCAACGAACCTCAGTGCAAATTCCTACAACTTCCTCAACGGATTCTCCATATATATCCTTCTTTGTAAGCTTTTGGTGAAGGTGGCTTTTGAATTTTTCCGTCTCCTGCAAAAGAGAagcaaaaatagaaagaaattgGAAAGCGAAGTTAATTTATTAGTTAACAaatagagagaagagaagaaaaaaatggaagagacAACTGACGGCATCTGCGAATTCGGGAATTGGGTCAGGGAATTTGTACTCAGCAGCTCTCACAAGGAACCTTTTCGTGGATGAAAATGGTAAAGTTGGgaactttcttcttcctttgacAGAAGGAAATGAGAAGCGGTGCTGTTTAAATGTGGCAGAGGTTGAGATTAAGCGGGGTTGCAAGAAGCACAAGGGAGTGGAGGAAGGAAGCAAAGAAGCAAtggttgaggaagaagatgaagaaacgGAGAAGGGTGGAAGAGAAGCAGAAGAACTCATTCTGCAAATCGCCTCCTTCTTCGTTATCTCTTCGCTAGTTAGTTCCCTCCGTTTACTCCTATTCCTCCTAAGCTTgtatattatcaattttttaatatttttaaataaggtataaatcctttttaaattaattttatccatcccgttatatatacataatagtaaaatacttaccaaatcaaaagttagatctttaaaatattaaaattatcaaattgttaattaattatttttattatcatcatagttattattattgttattattaacatatttaatatttaatagttacttttaaatatttaatatttaatatcatcataattattattattattgttaattaaaatatttaatagtcATATGAGGTgttattacatttaaaatcaATTCTTTTATAGAATGTGAGGTAAATATGTTTcgtatttatattaaatatataattaattcataaccaattatgttttttaaaataattttttgtttccaaacttatataaaaaaacacgTATGCAAATTATCTTATCCATTATTAACCTAATCAGGGGACATTACAAAACTTTACTTTCTTACAAACATAACATACATAATGTTGATCTCCATTTTCTTTggaatatttgataaaataacgAAAATTAAGTTGCTTtacataaagagaaaaaaatgactatagtgaaaattgaattgaatggtatgtatgtatatatgtatgtatgcatgtatgtatgtatgtatgtatgtatggatgtatgtatgtatggatgtaggaaaatgttatttggacAACGAAATTTTGACACTGATTTCACAACGCCACGTGTCGGCTCTGCATTggctaaataatttgaaaataaaacagagAAAGGGTTACGGGGCGAGGGGTATTTTGGGATTTTCAGactaaaattttaagttttggGTTTGGCGGTTTAGGGTGGGAAAGACGTGCGTTCAACCCTTCCATCTCGTGTCTTGCTCTCTCGCTCTGTCGTCCATCTTCGAAGCTTCCATCTTCGCTGTCGTTCTCTCCTCCGTCTTCAATACGTGCGTTCAACCGTTCGATATTCTCTGTGGCTGTGTGGTCCATCTTTACCCTAATACGGGCGTTGAACCCTTCCATCTTTTGTGTGGGTCTGTCGTCCACAGGGAAACCCTTCCATCTTGTGTGTCGCTCTGTCCTCCATCTTGCCCTTGAAACAAGATTTGGAAACATGGACATGGTCATCACTACAAGGTTTGATGCGTTGCAATCGCGCGTTGGGAACATTGAACAACAACTGCAACACTTCCAAAGTGCTTCTGAAAACAATCCTCAGACTTAGAATTGGTTGTTTAGgctttattttctgcattataaaGAACTATGTACCACAGTTCCTACTTTGATAATTTCAAGTctttaatttaatgaagttGTTTACTTTAAAACTGGTTCCTCAATTCTCGACATTTATTATGTAATGTTCAATTTATGATACACTTAATACCATTGCAGTTGTGAGTAAAACACCAATACCACTAACCAATACCACTTAATGACATTGTAGTTGTCTGTAAAACTAAAACACTGTTGAACCAAAGTAGTCAGCTGTGGTGTCATGGGTGATCATTGGCAAAAATTGTTACTTTCAGACACAAGTCCACTTGTATTTacttggtgttggtgtttcagtggtggtaGAGAGTGGAAAGTGATGGGAggtgaccccaagaagtggAGAAGAAGCCATTCTTACTTAGGGGACCAAGTTGGACAAGTGCAGAGCTAATATGCAGAAAAAACActatggtaatcgtttacagtgtccttgtaatcgattacagtgtcaaaaaaggtgtaaacttgatttccaaggcataatttgaaaggtctttgagtctagattccaacaaaacaagaatcaactcatttggagttcggtggagaaagatatGAGCAAAAGAATAAGCAAAGGtaagagttggcaaaaatatatgaaacgctaacttgaaagaataaactgtaacaactcagatgtccaaaaattacaaattagtagtcattggaaagatttttgagtctagtttctaataaaaaaagaatcacatcatttggaggtcggtgggaaaagttatcagtaaaatagccagcaaaggtcaaagttgacagcatgttatctcacccaagttgctcatctcataaacattgtttttttcctccatcatggggtgccaaaacatcacttctcaCCCTATACTCACACttaacaacaaaatcaagtgaaaaccatgggatttatgccaaaaaattaaaaattttgactatggtcacctaggttaccacaactgactcctccagtacaagtttttgtacaaatcctgaattttgttcgtgtaatcgtttacagtgtccttgtaatcgattacagtgtcaaaaaaggtgtaaacttgatttccaaggcataatttgaaaggtctttgagtctagattccaacaaaacaagaatcaactcatttggagttcggtggagaaagatatgagcaaaagaacaagcaaaggtaagagttggcaaaaatatatgaaacgctaacttgaaagaataaactgtaaGAGTTGGCAAAAAACCATGGGATTTATGCCAATCATACTGGTTTTCACAATGGTCGCCCACGTTAACCTGACTGACTACctctgttggactttctgtacaaaaccttattttctctcgggtaatcgtttacgagggagttgtaaacgattaccacagccTTTCTTCAGCACTCTCAGTCATCCCTTGCACAAGTTGCTACCCccactcatgaggggtcactccacactccttgggacataatcacatcaccaatcaccctctcccaccactgaaacaccaggaccagcctaagacaagtgcaaaagtgcctaaaagtcacttttttttacAATGGTCACCCCTGTGAATCTGACTAactacctgtgttggactttttgtacaaaaccttattttctctcgggtaatcgtttaccaggcacttgtaaacgattaccacatccttttttcagcactctcaGTCATCCCTTGCACAAGTTGCTCCCCccactcatgaggggtcactccacactcattgggacataatcacatcactaacctccctctcccaccactgaaacaccaggaacagcctaagacaagtgcaaaagtgcctaaaagtcacttcttttgacaatggtcacccctgTCACACTGACTGactacctgtgttggactttctgtacaaaaccttATTttgtctcgggtaatcgtttaccaggcacttgtaaacgattaccacatccttttttcagcactctcaGTCATCCCTTGCACAAGTTGCTCCCCCCACTCATGAGAGGTCACTCCACACTTCTTGGGACAtaatcacatcaccaaccaccctctcccaccactgaaacaccaggaccagcctaagacaagtgcaatagtgcctaaaagtcactttttttgacaatggtcacccctgTGAATCTGACTGactacctgtgttggactttctgtacaaaacctgATTTTCTCttgggtaatcgtttaccaggcacttgtaaacgattaccacatccttttttcagcactctcaGTCATCCCTTGCACAAGTTGCTCCCccaactgatgaggggtcactccacactccttgggacataatcacatcaccaaccaccctctcccaccactgaaacaccatgaacagcctaagacaagtgcaaaagtgcctaaaagtcacttcttttgaCAGTGGTCACCCCTGGcaccctgactgactacctgtgttggactttctgtacaaaacctgattttctctcgggtaatcgtttaccaggagtgtgtaaacgattaccacaacCTTTCTTCAGCACTCTCAGTCATCCCTTGCACAAGTTGCTCCCCccactcatgaggggtcactccacactcattgggacataatcacatcaccaaccaccctctcccaccactgaaacaccaggaccagcctaagacaagtgcaaaagtgcctaaaagtcactttttacaATGGTCACCCCTGTGAATCTGACTGactacctgtgttggactttctgtacaaaaccttattttctctcgggtaatcgtttacgagggagttgtaaacgattaccacaacCTTTCTTCAGCACTAtcattcatcccttgcacaagTTGTTCCCCccactcatgaggggtcactcaacactccttggcctcacaggACATCACCCCCCACTCAAATTATGATTCAAATGAACTGGTTTTCACATAAGTCACCCATGTTACCCATAATGACCactcaaacaccaacatcttacaAACAAGCCTGCAACTTAGCAAACACAAAACTTTACCACATTCTGAAATCCACAAACCCACAACTCATAATAACAATggtattcaaaaaataaaatatgagaccaactcaaacaaaaactcaaattttatatcATTCAAATAAATCCGATACATTacactttgttttcttaatctatttacaatgaTTACAATGATCATTTACTTTCCATTAATCAACTAAATACAcatatcactcattttttattctaagcactaCGGTTCCGGTGTATGGAGTCCTAAGTGCTCTTCCCTTGTAACGCATTCGGGATCCAACCCTAACATACGTCTTCAAAGGTTGTTCATTTCCGTCGTCGGACAATGGTCACCGGACCTTGCCATTCAGCACGATAACTTGTACGAAAAACACCACCTTTACGAAAATGGAGGGAGACAACACCACGCACACAGAACAATCACATACAAAGCTAAGTCAAGAGGCACGAAACACGACCTTCAGGAGATGGGACCTTCACGAGACGGGAACTTCGTTTCCAATGAAACAGAGAAAGGGGTATTTTCGGATTTTCAGTTAAAAGAAGGGTTACGGACTTCCATTTCGaaggtttttataaaatattttttttaaaccaaacCAATGAAAATAggacacgtggcgttgtcaaaaaAGTGTTAAGAAATGGTTGTTGGAATATCGCGATCCATGGATGTATGTATGGATGTATGTACTGTATGGATATCCGTCATGGCAATGGACCGGTCGGGGAGACAATTAACAACTCAGTAATCAATTGGTAAAGATAACCATTAAGGTAATTAAAGGATAATCAATAATAGTAACCGTCATTGATTGACAGTTAATGGATTAATGAAAGTTGATAaactcattttaaatatatgtttaacaGAAAGTTAGGTAACTAATTCTGATGACTAACCTTTATTACAAGATTATTATGCAAAGTCATTAACTTGAGTTATAGAGTGTTTTCTACTAGGAtaaggagaagagagagaataaCGTAACTGGATGATAGAGCGaacaactttgaatgttttggaaTAGAGATCTCAATCTTAccgaaacaaaatatatatatatatatatatatatatatatatatatatatatatatatatgtgtgtgtgtgtgtgtgtgtgtgtgtgtgtgtgtgtgtgtgtgagagagagaatttaagcatatattttaaacataaaatagtAGAAACCAAAACTTATgagtttttatgaatttattcaACTGTTAATTTTAAggtaatttatcataaattatgtcaattttctatcaaacttttattttgtttgaattcatacttttttttgaatgattgaaaagtaaatatctcatttataatttaactaatgaattttgttattttagtgaCCAAGTTATGGGATTAAGTCAACTgcttattatattatatgtctTGAAGATTTGTTTgtctttgtcatcatttttcTTAAGTGTTATTTTGGTTAAATTAGAAGGTTATTTATAAAAGGTAGTTTAATACTAAAGTTAGTAAAAATTTGGTCGTTCAAGtaattaatgtatattaaatgtaattatctatctttttatcttaaacctcaatttataaattttgaaataggCTTTGAATTAGCGTTGGTCTAATTACGACCCAATTGATGATAATCATGTTTTGCTTTAAGCTAATTAATGTCAATGGTAATTTCTTAGTGCTTAAACCATTTGACTCATCGATAATAACTGATCGTCTGTTCATTTATCTATAGCTGATTGTCTGATTATACGATACAATTTGTAAACAAGTTATTCTCTCGTCccatatataaaatgtttaccAATTATTGGCTTAATCAAGTTTAGTTTATAgaattctttttatcatttgtttttcaatcaCTTAAACACCTTAACTCTAAAGACCTATGTTATCTCTAGttcattcttaaatttattgTGATTTCTCAATCACAATATAAGAACGCATATCTCCTTTTATATTATACTTCTTTATAGGACTCATTTACAATTAGAAATACCTACTTGATCTCATCTATCATATAATTACTAAGGCATAAATTATCTCACCCTGATCTCTAATCTCATGATCTTTGAgcatcaatatttttccataaaTGTTTACCTATCCTTTTATCTCATTACAAATATTTACTTCCTTGTAATATTTTAGgaacttttaattatatatatatatatatatatatatatatatatatatatatatatatatatatatatatatatatatatatatatatatatatatatatattgtaaaacaaaatattagaaaatggCAACTTATACTTCAAGTTATAGAGAATGTTAACTTTTCTAAAAAACAATCAATTTAAAGCAGAAAGTCATTactttatcattatattattaatatttattgtcaaaagaaatcAATAAAAGCAGGAAGGctctaaaaaaattgaagatatgttaaagtttttaaatttgacttaattttttacatataatgAGATGTGTTAATATCAAATTACGAGagagacaaaaataaatcaacttTTTCTCTTATAGATATGATATTAAGCATTATTCGAGAAGAGTGACCAATTTCGATGGATGGAAGGacatatttcaataatttaaaatgcgTTCCCAATCatgttcaaaaataaaatggtaattattttgaatataccagatttttataaaaaaataagtaaaagataaagaaccgaaatatcttttaaaaaaagattaaaggtaaaaatgaatgttataaataaatataaaatattaagtataatttaaaaaaaaaactatatatcaTGGTATGTAAAATACGCCATTATTTACTAaggtaaaatataaataaaacaaaatataatttatattaaaagaattagatAAAGCATAGTTACAATTTCTACACAAATTTGGgttcaattattaaaatttcagaagaaaataattactaaataaattCCGTTGCTGAGTggtaatattaaaatgtatgaTCTAACCTGCCACATATTCTGATTAAACTCAGATATTAACTAGCAATTATACATGCCAACAATGGGTCATACACTTAACAAGTAGTGTACCCTATTTTTGAGTTCAAACTCCAAATGCAACATAAAAATGTGCATGTTATGAAAGTCATTCAAGGGAGAATCACATTTTCTTCGATGCGAATACAGGGTTCGTTCAATTTAAAGGGCCGCCATTTAAGAAACACagacaaaaaattaagattcaaaaatataaacttgACATATCTTGAAAATTTTCCGAGCTCCATAACAACTACTTAAGCATCCAC contains:
- the LOC108321382 gene encoding protein PLASTID REDOX INSENSITIVE 2, chloroplastic-like, with the protein product MSSSASLPPFSVSSSSSSTIASLLPSSTPLCFLQPRLISTSATFKQHRFSFPSVKGRRKFPTLPFSSTKRFLVRAAEYKFPDPIPEFADAETEKFKSHLHQKLTKKDIYGESVEEVVGICTEIFSTFLHSEYGGPGTLLVLPFVDMADTLNEQGFPGGPIAARAAITWAQNNVDKDWREWNKVDKK